A region from the Variovorax sp. RKNM96 genome encodes:
- the bla gene encoding class A beta-lactamase, whose protein sequence is MNPLVHRRTLLLTASVLPLASACTAWSAKGVQQDASAQLAALESASGGRLGVVGFNTATGARVQHRADERFPLCSTFKLMLAAAVLERSAKESGFLARRVNYSKGDLVTYSPITEKNVATGMTVAELCAATVQYSDNGAANLLMKMLGGPPAVTAFARSSGDDVFGLERWETELNTAIPGDLRDTTTPAAMAASVERLVLGNALGAAQREQLKTWLLGNTTSTERFLAGVPAGWKVGDKTGSGSYGTTNDVGVLWPPAGAPLVLAVYLTFPEKDAKGRNDVVASATRIAVGALA, encoded by the coding sequence ATGAACCCTCTCGTACATCGCCGCACCCTGTTGCTCACAGCTTCCGTCCTCCCGCTCGCGAGTGCTTGTACCGCGTGGTCCGCCAAGGGGGTGCAGCAGGATGCCTCGGCGCAGCTCGCCGCGCTCGAAAGCGCATCGGGCGGTCGGCTCGGCGTGGTCGGCTTCAACACCGCCACCGGGGCGCGCGTTCAGCACCGCGCGGACGAACGCTTTCCACTCTGCAGCACCTTCAAGCTCATGCTGGCCGCGGCCGTCCTCGAGCGCAGCGCGAAGGAGAGCGGCTTTCTCGCGCGCCGCGTCAACTACAGCAAGGGTGACCTGGTCACCTATTCGCCTATCACCGAGAAGAACGTCGCAACGGGGATGACGGTGGCCGAGCTGTGTGCCGCCACGGTTCAGTACAGCGACAACGGCGCAGCCAACCTGCTGATGAAAATGCTGGGCGGTCCGCCCGCGGTGACGGCCTTTGCGCGGTCATCGGGCGACGATGTCTTCGGGCTCGAGCGCTGGGAGACCGAACTCAACACCGCCATCCCCGGCGATCTGCGCGACACCACCACGCCCGCGGCCATGGCGGCCAGCGTCGAGCGGCTGGTGCTGGGCAATGCGCTGGGCGCGGCGCAGCGCGAACAACTCAAGACCTGGCTGCTGGGCAACACCACCAGCACTGAACGCTTCCTGGCCGGCGTGCCCGCGGGCTGGAAGGTGGGCGACAAGACGGGCTCCGGCTCGTACGGCACGACGAACGACGTTGGCGTGCTCTGGCCGCCGGCCGGCGCGCCGCTGGTGCTGGCGGTGTACCTGACGTTTCCGGAGAAGGATGCGAAGGGGCGCAACGATGTCGTGGCGTCGGCGACGCGCATTGCGGTGGGGGCGTTGGCCTGA
- a CDS encoding CDP-alcohol phosphatidyltransferase family protein encodes MTTPSPAPARKHFSMIRGFHLADVFTLGNAACGVGAVFLAMAYMASQSLPQFYWAAALAPAAFIFDVFDGRIARWRQTHSALGRELDSLADVISFGVAPAALAFAAGLNGGWDCLLLVYFVCCGVSRLARYNVTAEALSEGADKVKYFEGTPIPTSVVLVGVLAYAAWQGRIGDAVWGGAWAIGPWLLHPLALLFALSGTLMISKTLRIPKF; translated from the coding sequence ATGACCACCCCCTCCCCCGCTCCGGCCCGCAAGCATTTCTCGATGATCCGCGGCTTCCACCTGGCCGACGTGTTCACGCTCGGCAATGCGGCCTGCGGCGTCGGCGCGGTGTTCCTGGCGATGGCCTACATGGCGAGCCAGTCGCTCCCGCAGTTCTACTGGGCCGCCGCGCTGGCACCGGCGGCGTTCATCTTCGACGTGTTCGACGGCCGCATCGCGCGCTGGCGCCAGACGCACTCCGCGCTCGGCCGCGAACTCGACTCGCTGGCCGACGTGATCTCGTTCGGCGTCGCGCCCGCCGCGCTGGCCTTCGCCGCGGGCCTGAACGGCGGCTGGGACTGCCTCCTCCTCGTCTATTTCGTGTGCTGCGGCGTGAGCCGGCTCGCGCGCTACAACGTCACGGCCGAGGCGCTGTCCGAAGGCGCGGACAAGGTGAAGTATTTCGAGGGCACGCCGATCCCGACCAGCGTGGTGCTGGTGGGCGTGCTGGCGTATGCGGCGTGGCAGGGCCGCATCGGCGATGCCGTCTGGGGCGGGGCCTGGGCCATCGGCCCGTGGCTGCTGCATCCGCTCGCACTGCTGTTCGCGCTGTCGGGCACGCTGATGATCAGCAAGACCCTGCGCATTCCCAAGTTCTGA
- a CDS encoding glutathione S-transferase family protein yields the protein MTMKLYFDPQSRSQVAKWMLDEAEVDYEIVTTLIKDKAHKRPEYLKINPAGKLPALVDGRTRIFENAAICMYIAEKFPGKRLAPFTGTPEHGRYLSLMVYSTAQLEPSMGDSLLHIRSNNSARGWTNFEEAKDAVERELGYGPYLFGTQFTAADVMIGSMLIWYRAFGGKLNRPKLDAYVDRLQARPKGMKFG from the coding sequence ATGACCATGAAGCTGTATTTCGATCCGCAAAGCCGTTCGCAGGTCGCCAAGTGGATGCTCGACGAGGCCGAGGTCGACTACGAGATCGTGACCACCCTCATCAAGGACAAGGCACACAAGCGCCCCGAGTACCTGAAGATCAACCCGGCCGGCAAGCTCCCCGCGCTGGTCGACGGCCGCACGCGCATCTTCGAGAACGCGGCCATCTGCATGTACATCGCCGAGAAGTTTCCCGGCAAGCGACTCGCGCCCTTTACCGGCACGCCCGAGCACGGCCGCTACCTCTCGCTGATGGTCTATTCGACTGCACAGCTGGAGCCCTCGATGGGCGACAGCCTGCTGCACATCCGCAGCAACAACAGCGCGCGTGGCTGGACCAACTTCGAGGAAGCCAAGGACGCGGTCGAGCGCGAGCTGGGCTACGGCCCGTACCTCTTCGGCACGCAGTTCACCGCGGCCGACGTGATGATCGGCTCGATGCTCATCTGGTACCGTGCCTTCGGCGGCAAGCTGAACCGACCGAAGCTGGACGCCTACGTGGACCGCCTTCAGGCGCGCCCCAAGGGCATGAAGTTCGGCTGA
- a CDS encoding hemolysin III family protein has translation MYPGERLNGYSHLLGLVLALPAAALLLAKTVPTGDPARIAGALVFSLSAVALYAASTLFHSTRGRLKRVWERADHCAIYLLIAGTYTPFALVTLQGFWGWLLLATIWGAAFYGIWRELQPPKTDAPQKPPLALYIGMGWLGVLAAVPLAARLDGGGLAWLLIGGVLYTAGTVFYRNSFGLRHAHGAWHLFVLAGTASHYVAVGWFVL, from the coding sequence ATGTATCCAGGCGAACGACTCAACGGATACAGCCACCTGCTGGGCCTGGTGCTCGCGCTGCCCGCGGCAGCGCTGCTTCTGGCCAAGACCGTACCGACCGGCGACCCCGCACGCATCGCAGGGGCGCTGGTCTTTTCGCTTTCGGCCGTGGCGCTGTATGCGGCCTCGACGCTGTTCCACAGCACGCGCGGGCGCCTGAAGCGCGTGTGGGAGCGGGCCGATCATTGCGCGATCTATTTGCTGATTGCCGGCACGTACACGCCCTTCGCGCTTGTCACGCTGCAGGGCTTCTGGGGCTGGCTGCTGCTCGCGACGATCTGGGGCGCGGCGTTCTACGGCATCTGGCGCGAACTGCAACCGCCGAAGACCGATGCGCCGCAGAAGCCGCCGCTCGCGCTGTACATCGGCATGGGCTGGCTCGGCGTGCTCGCGGCCGTGCCGCTGGCGGCGCGCCTTGACGGCGGCGGGCTCGCGTGGTTGCTGATCGGCGGGGTGCTGTACACCGCCGGCACCGTGTTCTATCGCAACAGCTTCGGGCTGCGGCATGCGCACGGGGCGTGGCACCTGTTCGTGCTGGCGGGGACGGCGAGCCACTATGTGGCGGTGGGTTGGTTTGTGCTGTAG
- a CDS encoding metalloregulator ArsR/SmtB family transcription factor, which produces MVELDDERLDAVFHALADGTRRTMLQLLAQGDCSVGELGAPFHMSFAGASKHVKTLERAGLVSRTVLGRAHVCRLEPAALATADAWLRHYEGFWNTHLDALAEELRRDASGK; this is translated from the coding sequence ATGGTTGAACTAGATGACGAACGGCTCGACGCCGTGTTCCACGCCCTCGCCGACGGCACGCGCCGCACCATGCTGCAACTGCTGGCCCAAGGCGACTGCAGCGTGGGCGAGCTCGGTGCGCCGTTCCACATGTCTTTCGCGGGCGCGTCCAAGCACGTCAAGACGCTGGAGCGCGCGGGCCTGGTCTCGCGCACCGTGCTCGGCCGGGCGCATGTCTGCCGCCTCGAACCGGCGGCGCTGGCCACGGCCGACGCGTGGCTGCGCCATTACGAAGGCTTCTGGAACACCCATCTCGACGCGCTGGCAGAGGAGCTGCGGCGCGACGCATCCGGCAAGTGA
- a CDS encoding SRPBCC family protein yields the protein MTLKHSLGTQIEPATLRVERTLPAPVERVWAYLVDPEKRRTWLAGGSMAQAAGGVFELRFQHTELSGEEAPEHYAAYRKTHIQKSRVLRIEPPKLLTISWGSESDTASEVTFELTPKGDSTQLVLTHRRLPDRKETVSVSSGWHAHLDVLDDVLNERKPQGFWTNLQEAEKAYEAHIR from the coding sequence ATGACCCTCAAGCACAGCCTCGGTACACAGATCGAGCCCGCCACCCTGCGCGTGGAGCGCACCCTGCCCGCGCCCGTCGAGCGCGTGTGGGCCTACCTCGTCGACCCTGAAAAGCGCAGGACCTGGCTGGCCGGCGGCTCCATGGCTCAAGCGGCAGGCGGCGTGTTCGAGCTGCGCTTCCAGCACACCGAACTCTCCGGCGAAGAAGCGCCCGAGCACTACGCGGCCTACCGCAAGACGCACATCCAGAAGTCGCGCGTGCTGCGCATCGAGCCGCCGAAGCTCCTGACGATCAGCTGGGGCAGCGAGAGCGACACCGCCTCCGAAGTCACCTTCGAGCTCACACCGAAGGGCGACAGCACGCAGCTCGTGCTCACGCACCGGCGCCTGCCCGACCGCAAGGAAACGGTGAGCGTTTCGAGCGGCTGGCACGCGCACCTGGATGTGCTCGACGATGTGCTCAACGAGCGCAAGCCTCAAGGCTTCTGGACGAACCTGCAGGAAGCAGAGAAAGCCTACGAAGCGCACATCCGCTGA
- a CDS encoding PLP-dependent aminotransferase family protein has translation MPQARYKQLVDALAAQIREGSLPPGTRLPTLRKLAAQKGLALVTASRVYAELQAMGLVSGETGRGTFVRESLLPRGLGIDQHATASGMVDLNFNYPSLPGQAEMLRAGLRQLAASGDLEALLRYQPHGGRPHERAIVAGHLASRSLAVNADQVMLVSGAQHGLATTVMALLQPGDVVATDALTYPGFKVLAEAHRLELAPIPAAGHGPDLDALERLCKSRRVRAIYAMPTLHNPLGWVMGASRRRQLVAIARRHGLLIIEDAAYAFLAEDAPAPLAALAPESTVYVSGISKSIATGLRVGFVAAPAEWVPAIERAIRATTWNTPSVMTAIACGWIEDGTVTRLEAEKRSDAMARQAIAADVLAGMQCVRHPSSYFVWLPLGEEVRADQVTKALMHDGISVSTAEPFATSTHVPHAIRLALGSVGLDVLRDALAQVRRVIDAHTY, from the coding sequence ATGCCTCAAGCCCGCTACAAGCAGTTGGTCGATGCGCTCGCCGCGCAGATTCGCGAAGGCAGCCTGCCACCCGGCACGCGCCTGCCGACGCTGCGCAAACTTGCAGCGCAGAAGGGCCTGGCCCTCGTCACCGCGAGCCGCGTCTATGCAGAACTCCAGGCCATGGGGCTGGTCAGCGGCGAGACCGGCCGCGGCACCTTCGTGCGGGAGAGCCTGCTGCCCCGCGGCCTTGGTATCGACCAGCATGCGACGGCCTCGGGCATGGTCGACCTCAACTTCAACTACCCGTCGCTGCCGGGCCAGGCCGAGATGCTGCGCGCGGGCCTGCGCCAGCTCGCCGCCTCGGGTGACCTGGAAGCGCTGCTGCGCTACCAGCCGCACGGCGGGCGCCCGCATGAGCGCGCGATCGTGGCTGGCCATCTCGCCTCTCGTAGCCTGGCTGTGAATGCGGACCAGGTGATGCTCGTTAGCGGCGCCCAGCACGGGCTGGCCACGACCGTGATGGCGCTGCTGCAACCGGGCGACGTGGTCGCGACCGATGCGCTCACCTATCCGGGCTTCAAGGTGCTGGCAGAAGCGCACCGCCTGGAACTCGCGCCGATTCCCGCAGCCGGCCACGGCCCCGACCTCGATGCGCTGGAGCGGTTGTGCAAGAGCCGCCGGGTGCGCGCCATCTATGCGATGCCGACGCTGCACAACCCGCTCGGTTGGGTGATGGGCGCGAGCCGGCGGCGGCAGCTGGTGGCGATCGCGCGCCGGCACGGGCTGCTCATCATCGAGGACGCGGCCTACGCCTTCCTTGCCGAAGACGCGCCCGCGCCGCTGGCCGCGCTGGCTCCGGAGTCGACGGTCTATGTGTCGGGCATTTCCAAGAGCATCGCGACCGGATTGCGCGTCGGCTTCGTCGCCGCGCCCGCCGAGTGGGTGCCTGCGATCGAGCGCGCCATCCGGGCCACCACCTGGAATACGCCCAGCGTGATGACTGCCATCGCCTGCGGCTGGATCGAGGACGGCACCGTCACCCGCCTCGAGGCCGAGAAACGCAGCGATGCGATGGCCCGGCAGGCGATTGCCGCCGACGTGCTCGCCGGCATGCAGTGCGTGCGCCATCCGTCGTCCTACTTTGTGTGGCTGCCGCTGGGAGAAGAGGTGCGCGCCGACCAGGTGACCAAGGCGCTCATGCACGACGGGATCTCGGTGTCGACAGCCGAACCGTTCGCGACGTCCACACATGTGCCGCACGCCATTCGCCTGGCACTGGGGTCGGTGGGGCTGGACGTGCTGCGTGACGCGCTGGCGCAGGTCAGGCGCGTGATCGACGCGCACACCTATTGA
- a CDS encoding glutamine amidotransferase, translated as MDRNASPQHPLPLLIVKVGGIFEALREQRGDFEHWIADGLGTEVLPLLVIDPRRGDTLPDPAEVSGVVVTGSHAMVSHREPWSETTAAWLARLVARDTPVLGICYGHQLLAHALDGEAGNHPRGAEVGTVTVTLDEAAANDALLGGLPAQFPANAVHWQSALRLPEGAVRLAGSTHEPVHAFRVGDNAWGLQFHPEFDADTMRGYIDMLADTLRAEGADPAALRERVAPTDAAAGLLGRFARIVEAHQGV; from the coding sequence ATGGACCGCAACGCATCGCCGCAACACCCTCTCCCCCTGCTCATCGTCAAGGTCGGAGGCATCTTCGAAGCCCTTCGCGAGCAGCGCGGCGACTTCGAACACTGGATTGCCGACGGCCTCGGCACCGAGGTGCTGCCGCTGCTGGTGATCGACCCGCGCCGCGGCGACACGCTGCCCGATCCGGCCGAAGTTTCGGGCGTGGTGGTGACGGGCTCGCATGCGATGGTGTCGCACCGCGAGCCGTGGAGCGAAACCACGGCCGCGTGGCTCGCGCGGCTGGTGGCGCGCGACACGCCGGTGCTCGGCATCTGCTACGGCCACCAGTTGCTGGCGCACGCGCTGGACGGCGAGGCCGGCAACCATCCGCGGGGCGCGGAGGTGGGCACTGTCACCGTCACGCTCGACGAGGCGGCCGCCAACGACGCGCTGCTGGGCGGCCTGCCCGCGCAGTTTCCGGCGAACGCGGTGCATTGGCAGAGCGCGCTGCGCCTGCCCGAAGGCGCGGTGCGGCTGGCCGGCAGCACACATGAGCCGGTGCATGCCTTCCGCGTGGGCGACAACGCCTGGGGGCTGCAGTTTCACCCCGAGTTCGATGCCGACACCATGCGCGGCTACATCGACATGCTGGCCGACACCCTTCGCGCTGAAGGCGCCGACCCGGCCGCGCTGCGCGAGCGCGTGGCGCCTACAGACGCGGCCGCCGGGCTGCTCGGGCGCTTCGCACGCATCGTCGAGGCGCATCAGGGCGTCTAA
- a CDS encoding DJ-1/PfpI family protein — translation MHIAILTFEGFNELDSLIALGILNRIKTPGWRVSIASPTARVRSMNGVVLEAQASLREASEADAVIVGSGRQTREVVADAGLMAQLQLDPSRQLLGAQCSGALVLAKLGLLDGVPACTDLTTKPWVEAAGVAVLNQPFVANGNVATAGGCLASQYLAAWVIARLVGIEEARSAMHYVAPVGEKEEYVERAMRNITPFLEMAPIAA, via the coding sequence ATGCACATCGCCATCCTCACCTTCGAAGGCTTCAACGAGCTCGACTCGCTCATCGCGCTCGGCATCCTCAACCGCATCAAGACGCCGGGCTGGCGCGTGTCGATCGCGAGCCCGACCGCGCGCGTGCGTTCGATGAACGGCGTGGTGCTCGAGGCGCAGGCATCGCTTCGCGAGGCCAGCGAAGCCGATGCGGTCATCGTCGGCAGCGGCAGGCAGACGCGCGAGGTGGTCGCCGATGCGGGCTTGATGGCGCAGCTGCAGCTCGATCCGTCGCGGCAACTGCTGGGCGCGCAGTGTTCCGGCGCGCTGGTGCTGGCGAAGCTCGGACTGCTCGATGGCGTTCCGGCCTGCACGGACCTGACGACCAAGCCATGGGTCGAGGCGGCCGGCGTTGCCGTGCTGAACCAGCCCTTCGTCGCCAACGGCAACGTGGCGACCGCGGGCGGTTGCCTCGCGTCGCAATACCTGGCCGCCTGGGTCATCGCCCGCCTCGTCGGCATCGAAGAGGCCCGCAGCGCGATGCACTACGTGGCACCCGTCGGAGAAAAGGAAGAGTACGTCGAGCGCGCGATGCGGAACATCACGCCGTTCCTGGAGATGGCGCCCATCGCCGCCTGA
- a CDS encoding glycerophosphodiester phosphodiesterase family protein — protein sequence MTKNVPAPAPRPLRAALVALGGSLVIAACGGGGNDGPVFPIIPPAPAPAPAPAPQPSPLGTLDGSVPLVIGHRGLPGLFPEETQKAYEAAADAGADSLETDLHLTKDCVLVARHNPWLSDNTNVVEVAKTNPTVAARKRTVPGVLVNVKYPPIPANGPTQYLSDLTDPNDPKSVLKSLVVDGEPHFGPDKTGDWSITDFTMAELKQWLGGTTYDAADQRPTELNGKLPILSFQEVIDIAKAKSKSTGRALTVYPETKNPIWNNAQAIANGCGPAGSHPLEDALLKAMNFNGLNSKDAPIFVQSFEPESLKYLRSAGLKARAVQLVDGNDVNYQTGEMIYVTNDVYTFVDGRPYSWTLAGNPKWFGEMLTPAGLAEVKTYADGIGPWKPQVMAHTIVPFVAGKGLADVNTIKPTSLIADAHKAGLFVHSYTFRNEAKYLAGIYKGDPTAEYLPYFRAGIDGVFSDFANTAFAARQTYLKETGR from the coding sequence ATGACAAAGAATGTTCCTGCGCCCGCTCCCCGTCCGCTGCGCGCGGCCCTCGTCGCCCTCGGCGGCAGCCTCGTGATCGCAGCCTGCGGCGGCGGCGGCAACGACGGCCCGGTGTTCCCGATCATTCCGCCGGCACCCGCTCCGGCGCCGGCACCGGCGCCCCAGCCTTCGCCGCTGGGGACGCTCGACGGCTCCGTGCCGCTGGTCATCGGCCACCGGGGCCTCCCAGGCCTGTTCCCCGAAGAAACGCAGAAGGCTTATGAGGCAGCGGCCGATGCCGGCGCCGACTCGCTCGAAACCGACCTGCACCTCACCAAGGACTGCGTGCTCGTCGCGCGCCACAACCCCTGGCTGAGCGACAACACCAACGTCGTCGAAGTTGCGAAGACGAACCCCACCGTGGCCGCCCGCAAGCGCACCGTGCCCGGCGTGCTGGTCAATGTGAAGTACCCGCCGATTCCCGCGAACGGCCCGACCCAGTACCTCAGCGACCTGACCGACCCCAACGATCCGAAGTCGGTGCTCAAGTCGCTCGTCGTCGACGGCGAACCGCATTTCGGTCCGGACAAGACCGGCGACTGGTCGATCACCGACTTCACGATGGCCGAACTCAAGCAGTGGCTCGGCGGCACCACCTACGACGCGGCCGACCAGCGCCCCACCGAACTCAACGGCAAGCTGCCGATCCTGAGCTTCCAGGAAGTGATCGACATCGCCAAGGCGAAGTCCAAGTCCACCGGCCGCGCGCTCACCGTGTACCCTGAAACCAAGAACCCGATCTGGAACAACGCGCAGGCCATCGCCAACGGCTGCGGCCCCGCCGGCAGCCACCCGCTCGAGGACGCGCTGCTCAAGGCCATGAACTTCAACGGCCTCAACAGCAAGGACGCGCCCATCTTCGTGCAGAGCTTCGAGCCCGAGAGCCTGAAGTACCTGCGCTCGGCTGGCCTGAAGGCCCGCGCAGTGCAACTGGTCGACGGCAACGACGTCAACTACCAGACCGGCGAAATGATCTACGTCACCAACGACGTCTACACCTTCGTCGACGGCCGTCCTTACAGCTGGACGCTGGCCGGCAACCCGAAGTGGTTCGGCGAGATGCTCACGCCCGCGGGCCTCGCAGAGGTCAAGACCTATGCCGACGGCATCGGCCCCTGGAAACCGCAGGTGATGGCGCACACCATCGTGCCGTTCGTCGCGGGCAAGGGCCTGGCCGACGTGAACACCATCAAGCCCACCTCCCTGATCGCCGACGCGCACAAGGCCGGCCTGTTCGTGCACAGCTACACCTTCCGCAATGAAGCCAAGTACCTCGCTGGCATCTACAAGGGCGACCCGACGGCCGAGTACCTCCCGTATTTCCGCGCAGGCATCGACGGCGTGTTCTCGGACTTCGCGAACACGGCCTTCGCGGCACGCCAGACCTACCTGAAGGAAACCGGCCGCTGA
- a CDS encoding penicillin acylase family protein: protein MTSNTPISRFPSTALALSALGLAALLSACAGGPPPSGRSVTIERTTFGIAHITAPDYEGLAYGSAYAHAQDNVCQTAEHLLTLRGDRSQFLGAQNTGEVGLGRAPNAQIDLFIRYHMDDEALARAAATTSLDVKAALRGYVAGYNRYLQDVGPGGLPAACRGKPWVRPMTSADLSRATEMSMIQGGLGALAGAVLAAVPPAPGAKTSAAPVDLKEAVAEIGRHSFNADPEGGELGSNGWAFGRNATPDGRGLLLGNPHFPWNGTNRFWQMHLTIPGQLDVMGATGGLSPVVAIGFNKDVAWTHTVSTGKRFTLYELKLDPNDPTVYWVDGQPKKMVARTVVLPAAATGGAAPVQHTFYATDWGPVISLPRAGLGWTAQKAYAIRDANTLNVRSAESWMRMALARNVTELRAAMGNQGMPWINTIAADREGNAMYADLSVVPDVSADMLQACAPSPAAAALLVAAGLPVLDGSRSACAWNRDITATAPGVIAPARMPVVVTPDYVQNSNDSFWLSNPRIAPMAGVSPLVGPIGVPQRLRTRSGILEIEGRLAGTDGLPGNRMGAAELRSVIFRDRNLAGMLVMDDLQAACVAGGAALNADQVLGCRVLSAWDRTSNADSKGAALFREFWRKAKDLPKVWRVPFDPAQPVATPAGLDMATPTTREAVFKALGEAVGIVRTAGFAADVPLGVPQSREVRGQKIALHGGDEFEGVLNKLESQGQSLIDPKGYNVNYGSSYMQVVTFDERGPVAQGLLTYGQSSDLASPRAYDQLPLFAAKQWHALPFHRADVQAQREGPPIQLAY from the coding sequence ATGACTTCGAACACTCCGATCTCCCGGTTCCCGTCGACGGCCCTCGCGCTGAGCGCCCTGGGCCTCGCCGCCCTGCTCTCGGCCTGCGCCGGCGGGCCGCCGCCCAGCGGGCGCAGCGTGACCATCGAGCGCACCACCTTCGGCATCGCGCACATCACCGCACCCGACTACGAGGGCCTGGCCTATGGCAGCGCCTACGCGCATGCGCAGGACAACGTCTGCCAGACCGCCGAACACCTGCTCACGCTGCGCGGCGACCGCTCGCAGTTCCTCGGCGCGCAGAACACCGGCGAGGTCGGGCTGGGCCGGGCACCCAATGCGCAGATCGACCTGTTCATCCGCTATCACATGGACGACGAGGCCCTCGCACGCGCCGCGGCCACCACCAGCCTGGACGTGAAAGCGGCGCTGCGCGGCTATGTCGCGGGCTACAACCGCTATCTGCAGGACGTCGGCCCCGGCGGGCTGCCCGCCGCCTGCCGCGGCAAGCCCTGGGTGCGGCCGATGACGTCGGCCGACCTGTCGCGCGCCACCGAGATGTCGATGATCCAGGGCGGCCTGGGCGCGCTGGCCGGCGCGGTGCTGGCGGCCGTGCCTCCGGCGCCCGGCGCCAAGACGAGCGCGGCGCCGGTCGATCTGAAGGAAGCCGTGGCCGAGATCGGCCGCCACAGCTTCAACGCGGATCCCGAAGGCGGCGAACTCGGCTCCAACGGCTGGGCCTTCGGCCGCAACGCCACGCCCGACGGCCGCGGCCTGCTGCTGGGCAATCCGCACTTTCCGTGGAACGGCACCAACCGCTTCTGGCAGATGCACCTGACCATCCCGGGACAACTCGACGTAATGGGCGCCACCGGCGGCCTGAGCCCCGTGGTGGCGATCGGCTTCAACAAGGACGTGGCCTGGACCCACACCGTGTCGACCGGCAAGCGCTTCACGCTGTATGAACTGAAGCTCGACCCCAACGACCCGACCGTCTACTGGGTGGACGGCCAGCCGAAGAAGATGGTCGCGCGCACCGTGGTGCTGCCGGCCGCCGCGACAGGCGGCGCCGCGCCGGTGCAGCACACCTTCTACGCGACCGACTGGGGTCCCGTCATCTCGCTGCCGCGCGCCGGCCTCGGCTGGACCGCGCAGAAGGCCTACGCGATCCGCGATGCCAACACGCTCAACGTGCGCTCCGCCGAGAGCTGGATGCGCATGGCGCTCGCGCGCAACGTGACCGAGCTGCGCGCCGCCATGGGCAACCAGGGCATGCCGTGGATCAACACCATCGCGGCCGACCGCGAGGGCAACGCGATGTATGCCGACCTGTCGGTGGTGCCCGACGTGTCGGCCGACATGCTCCAGGCCTGCGCGCCCTCGCCTGCCGCCGCGGCGCTGCTCGTCGCGGCCGGCCTGCCAGTGCTCGACGGCTCGCGCAGCGCCTGCGCCTGGAACCGCGACATCACGGCCACTGCACCCGGCGTCATCGCGCCGGCGCGCATGCCGGTCGTCGTCACGCCGGACTACGTGCAGAACAGCAACGACAGCTTCTGGCTCAGCAACCCACGCATCGCGCCGATGGCGGGCGTCTCGCCGCTGGTCGGCCCCATCGGCGTGCCGCAGCGGCTGCGCACGCGCAGCGGCATCCTGGAGATCGAAGGCCGCCTCGCGGGCACCGATGGCCTGCCCGGCAACCGCATGGGCGCGGCCGAGTTGCGCAGCGTGATCTTCCGCGACAGGAACCTCGCCGGCATGCTGGTGATGGACGACCTGCAGGCGGCCTGCGTCGCCGGCGGTGCGGCGCTGAACGCCGACCAGGTGCTCGGCTGCCGCGTGCTCTCCGCCTGGGACCGCACCAGCAATGCCGATTCGAAAGGCGCCGCGCTGTTCCGCGAGTTCTGGCGCAAGGCCAAGGACCTGCCGAAGGTCTGGCGCGTGCCCTTCGATCCGGCGCAGCCGGTGGCAACGCCCGCCGGCCTCGACATGGCCACGCCCACCACCCGCGAAGCGGTGTTCAAGGCGCTGGGCGAGGCTGTCGGCATCGTGCGCACCGCGGGCTTTGCGGCCGACGTGCCGCTGGGCGTGCCGCAGTCGCGCGAGGTGCGCGGCCAGAAGATCGCGCTGCACGGCGGCGACGAATTCGAGGGCGTGCTCAACAAGCTCGAATCGCAAGGCCAGTCGCTCATCGACCCGAAGGGCTACAACGTCAACTACGGCAGCAGCTACATGCAGGTCGTGACCTTCGACGAGCGCGGGCCGGTGGCGCAGGGCCTGCTCACCTACGGGCAGAGCAGCGACCTCGCCTCGCCGCGCGCCTACGACCAGTTGCCGCTGTTCGCGGCCAAGCAATGGCATGCGCTGCCGTTCCACCGTGCCGACGTGCAGGCACAGCGCGAAGGCCCGCCGATCCAATTGGCCTATTGA